The Bacteriovorax sp. Seq25_V genome has a window encoding:
- a CDS encoding cytochrome c oxidase subunit II, whose translation MGFFSPLLSAAVVNTAGKHMSLWESMQPPEDISVNGHLIDWLFGYTTYMNIFFFILVCAGLFGFSYFYQAKKHPKAYYTYGNRKIHVIVATIIGLSVFIGIDMNITRMSNNDFVGVFTNWPKEEENPVQIQALAQQWAWHFRYAGKDGVFNTEDDVVQLNDLRLPIDRKVIIQVLSKDVIHSLYFPNARRKVDAIPGRLTRVWWEPTKAGNWDIACAEMCGTYHYRMKAHLTTYSQEDYAAWLEEAQEKALQENDPENPELFWGWKWQW comes from the coding sequence ATGGGATTTTTTAGCCCTCTTTTATCTGCCGCAGTTGTAAATACTGCTGGAAAACACATGAGTCTTTGGGAGAGTATGCAACCACCCGAAGATATCTCAGTTAATGGTCATCTTATTGATTGGCTATTTGGTTACACTACTTACATGAATATTTTCTTTTTCATTTTAGTGTGTGCTGGTCTATTTGGTTTTTCTTACTTTTATCAAGCAAAGAAACATCCAAAAGCTTACTACACTTATGGAAACAGAAAGATTCACGTTATCGTAGCAACGATCATTGGTCTTTCAGTATTCATCGGTATCGACATGAACATTACGAGAATGTCTAACAACGACTTCGTTGGTGTTTTCACAAATTGGCCAAAAGAAGAAGAGAACCCAGTTCAAATTCAAGCTTTGGCACAACAGTGGGCATGGCACTTTCGTTACGCTGGTAAAGACGGTGTCTTCAATACTGAAGATGATGTTGTTCAATTAAATGACCTTCGTCTTCCAATTGATAGAAAAGTCATTATTCAAGTTTTATCTAAAGATGTAATTCATTCACTATATTTTCCAAATGCGAGAAGAAAAGTTGATGCGATTCCTGGAAGACTTACTAGAGTTTGGTGGGAACCAACGAAAGCTGGTAACTGGGATATCGCTTGTGCAGAGATGTGTGGAACTTACCACTACAGAATGAAAGCGCACCTGACGACTTATTCGCAAGAGGACTACGCTGCATGGCTTGAGGAAGCACAAGAAAAAGCTCTTCAAGAAAATGATCCAGAGAATCCAGAATTATTCTGGGGCTGGAAATGGCAGTGGTAA
- a CDS encoding heme A synthase produces MINISYEKYKKFLPVVIATVFSLIFVGSVVRTTGSGMGCPDWPKCFGQFIPPTHIDQLPADYKSLYKVAGREIADFSAFKTWIEYTNRLFGVWTGIATLILAFLGLKIRKSHSLINKLSISALLLVIFNGWLGSKVVSTHLMPGIITAHMILAMLLVFCLLKIKYLVVNIEPVIVDNIKKYKNVSLILLVMVFVQIILGTQVREQIDHITNHNHDLPRANWVENLDMVFYVHRSFSIAIVLGLFYFLKNIIKEVKGSVELKKIATKLVLVMFGEVAAGAILVYFKFPAPMQSLHLIFSILMIAYLFEITMILFKSKSREVAL; encoded by the coding sequence ATGATAAATATTAGTTATGAGAAATATAAAAAGTTTTTGCCAGTAGTCATCGCAACTGTCTTTTCATTAATTTTCGTAGGTAGTGTCGTTAGAACAACCGGCTCGGGTATGGGGTGTCCAGATTGGCCAAAATGTTTTGGACAATTTATTCCACCGACTCATATTGATCAGCTTCCTGCAGATTATAAATCTCTGTATAAAGTAGCAGGAAGAGAGATTGCCGATTTCAGTGCATTTAAAACATGGATCGAATACACAAATAGGCTATTTGGAGTGTGGACTGGAATTGCCACTCTTATTCTTGCATTTCTTGGTTTAAAAATTAGAAAAAGTCATAGTCTCATTAATAAATTGTCTATATCGGCGCTTTTGTTAGTAATTTTTAATGGATGGTTAGGTTCAAAAGTTGTCTCAACTCACCTTATGCCGGGAATTATTACTGCTCATATGATCCTAGCGATGCTGCTAGTATTTTGTTTATTGAAAATTAAGTATCTTGTCGTAAATATTGAACCGGTTATTGTTGATAATATCAAAAAATATAAAAATGTAAGTCTTATTCTACTTGTAATGGTTTTTGTACAGATTATTTTAGGGACACAAGTGAGAGAGCAGATCGATCATATTACTAATCATAACCATGATCTTCCTAGGGCTAATTGGGTAGAGAATCTTGATATGGTATTTTACGTTCATAGAAGTTTTTCGATTGCTATCGTACTTGGACTTTTTTACTTCCTAAAGAATATTATCAAGGAAGTGAAGGGGAGCGTAGAACTTAAAAAAATTGCGACGAAATTAGTACTTGTTATGTTTGGAGAAGTTGCTGCAGGAGCAATTCTTGTTTATTTTAAATTCCCTGCACCTATGCAGTCGCTTCACCTAATTTTCTCAATTTTAATGATAGCTTATCTCTTTGAAATTACAATGATTCTGTTCAAGTCTAAATCACGTGAAGTTGCCCTTTAA
- a CDS encoding transferase hexapeptide repeat protein, which yields MVKKKEKQMEDLPHIEPSESKYIDVNDTRSEYTGLMGAFERMLRSYKGLAFVFAIIPGMIAYIVALGVSLTPGYIILTTAYDYVSDFNIFIKALIMCTIFAFSYGTYMISLILVVPFLNWLMPIKIKPWRGNWYSVQTIPWYYHNALVQLVRYTVLDFITPTPLNVLFYKLMGMKVGKNCVINTSNISDPCLIELEDNVTIGGSATIFGHYAQAGILVLAPVKIKRGATIGLKASIMGDVIVGEKVTVKPHSILLPKTRLNKGDPQ from the coding sequence ATGGTTAAGAAAAAAGAAAAACAAATGGAAGACCTTCCTCACATTGAACCGTCAGAAAGTAAGTACATTGATGTAAATGATACAAGATCTGAATATACCGGCTTAATGGGAGCCTTTGAAAGAATGCTTCGATCATACAAAGGTCTAGCATTCGTGTTTGCGATCATTCCCGGGATGATTGCCTATATTGTTGCTCTTGGTGTCTCTCTCACACCAGGGTATATTATTTTAACAACTGCTTATGATTATGTTTCGGACTTCAATATCTTCATTAAAGCTTTAATCATGTGTACTATTTTTGCATTCTCCTATGGAACATATATGATTTCTCTTATCTTAGTTGTTCCATTTTTAAACTGGCTAATGCCAATTAAAATAAAGCCATGGAGAGGAAATTGGTACTCTGTACAAACAATTCCTTGGTACTATCATAACGCTCTCGTACAACTGGTTCGTTACACTGTACTAGATTTCATTACTCCGACTCCTCTTAATGTTCTTTTTTACAAGCTAATGGGAATGAAGGTTGGAAAAAACTGTGTCATTAACACTTCAAACATTTCTGACCCATGTTTAATTGAATTAGAAGACAACGTTACTATTGGTGGTTCCGCGACAATCTTTGGTCACTACGCTCAAGCAGGAATTTTAGTCTTAGCTCCAGTAAAGATTAAAAGAGGTGCCACAATTGGACTGAAAGCATCAATCATGGGTGATGTGATCGTAGGAGAGAAAGTTACTGTTAAACCTCACAGCATCCTTCTTCCTAAGACAAGATTAAATAAAGGTGATCCTCAATAA
- a CDS encoding aminotransferase class V-fold PLP-dependent enzyme, whose product MYKSLFTHFLKANEGKYHFACHSHHYWPDCSREAQLAYWDDTAKYVDNKWGYFFEKKISRLDQLISDVLNIKNKNFTYAPNTHELVYRFLSSLIRRDSKLKIISTDSEFYSFERQINRLIEEGLCEVDIVPTYPYSTFKERFSKKSHEKNYQLAFYSNVFFNSGYAIDALAEFSLNIKADYQLIDGYHSFMAVPLDLSFMGDHTYFVAGGYKYASAGEGSCFLISPQCSTLRPINTGWFADLAHLDTVDNSKIQYSNDGLRFAGATQDYTAIYRFIATLEMYKDKKISVETIHQYVIKNEDYFITGIAGTKFASSAIKQNLNFRGHFLAFDFNDSTRCLKVVELLKKENIICDSRNSVLRLGFCIYQDQNDIDYLISVIKKIDKEI is encoded by the coding sequence TTGTATAAATCACTCTTTACACATTTTCTAAAAGCAAACGAAGGCAAGTATCACTTTGCTTGCCATAGTCACCACTACTGGCCAGATTGCTCGAGAGAAGCACAACTAGCCTACTGGGATGATACAGCTAAGTATGTTGATAACAAGTGGGGGTATTTTTTTGAGAAGAAAATTTCGCGACTAGATCAACTAATCAGTGACGTATTAAATATTAAAAACAAGAACTTTACATATGCACCTAATACACATGAGCTAGTTTATCGTTTTTTATCAAGTCTTATTAGGCGGGATAGTAAGTTAAAAATTATAAGTACAGATAGTGAATTCTATAGTTTCGAACGACAAATCAATAGACTTATCGAAGAAGGGTTATGTGAAGTTGATATCGTTCCAACCTATCCTTACTCAACCTTTAAAGAAAGATTTTCAAAAAAGAGCCATGAAAAAAATTATCAATTAGCCTTCTATTCAAACGTTTTTTTCAATAGCGGTTACGCCATTGATGCTCTCGCAGAATTTAGCTTAAACATTAAAGCAGACTATCAACTTATTGATGGTTACCACTCCTTTATGGCCGTCCCCCTAGATCTAAGCTTTATGGGAGATCATACTTATTTTGTAGCTGGGGGGTATAAGTACGCCAGTGCTGGCGAAGGAAGCTGCTTTCTCATTTCTCCACAATGCTCAACACTTCGTCCAATCAATACAGGATGGTTTGCTGACCTCGCTCACCTCGACACTGTAGATAACTCCAAAATTCAATACAGTAATGATGGACTTCGCTTTGCAGGAGCAACACAAGACTACACGGCCATATATCGCTTCATCGCTACACTTGAAATGTATAAAGATAAAAAGATTAGTGTCGAAACCATCCATCAATATGTGATTAAAAATGAGGACTATTTCATCACAGGTATTGCAGGAACTAAGTTCGCAAGCTCAGCAATTAAACAGAATTTAAATTTCCGTGGGCATTTTTTAGCATTTGATTTTAATGATTCAACAAGATGCCTGAAAGTAGTAGAATTACTAAAAAAAGAAAATATTATCTGTGACAGTAGAAATAGTGTCTTAAGGCTAGGTTTTTGTATTTACCAAGATCAGAACGATATCGATTACTTAATTTCAGTAATCAAAAAGATAGATAAGGAAATTTAA
- a CDS encoding DUF1365 family protein, whose amino-acid sequence MQVAPLYSRTTHVRRGNGENKFRYTFLSFLITPSDKKNMKPWWLSLNRFGLFSIKERDYFQIGNLNSTLKERLETFVGAEIVDYKFLCGGRFLNYIFNPVSFYFIETKERKRKLIVEIWNTFGEFKPLVIDEVANKFEIKFTKNFYISPFLPMDTEISIEATYPEGENGSIRIISQKNGEEVYADWNFSPLGARIISLFPYSFKVSFAIHLQALKLFLKKIKYYKKQDDREKQLGFYLWNK is encoded by the coding sequence ATGCAAGTAGCCCCACTCTATTCTAGAACTACGCATGTAAGGCGAGGCAATGGAGAGAATAAGTTTAGATACACTTTTCTCAGTTTTCTTATCACTCCCTCAGATAAGAAAAATATGAAACCTTGGTGGCTTTCACTGAACAGATTTGGGTTATTCTCAATCAAGGAAAGAGATTATTTCCAAATCGGTAATCTTAATTCAACTTTAAAAGAAAGACTCGAAACTTTTGTTGGGGCTGAGATTGTAGATTATAAATTCTTATGTGGAGGAAGATTTCTAAACTATATCTTTAATCCAGTTAGTTTCTATTTTATTGAAACAAAAGAAAGAAAGAGGAAATTGATCGTTGAGATTTGGAATACATTTGGAGAGTTTAAACCTCTTGTTATTGATGAAGTCGCTAATAAATTTGAAATTAAATTTACCAAGAATTTTTATATCTCACCATTCTTACCAATGGATACAGAAATCTCAATTGAGGCAACGTATCCAGAGGGAGAAAATGGAAGTATCCGAATAATTAGTCAAAAAAATGGAGAAGAGGTTTATGCGGATTGGAATTTTTCACCTCTTGGGGCAAGGATTATAAGTCTCTTTCCTTATAGTTTTAAAGTTTCGTTCGCGATCCATCTTCAGGCATTAAAATTATTTTTGAAAAAAATCAAATACTATAAAAAGCAGGATGATAGAGAAAAACAACTAGGATTCTATTTATGGAACAAGTAA
- the cyoE gene encoding heme o synthase, whose translation MTKTFALINILLTFALMTLGSYTQSSAAGLECLNWPICYQVTAQPSMSLFGISYAFLHRAIAGLVIILNTYLFFKDRENRAYRLGLFLLIVQSILGGLNVFYKFPTIMSVAHLYISIAYIIIFARSLFHFDSSRKLTVKTGLIKDLISLSIVFVVIQFFLGGIINHTSSALTCSDGAKVSFSCFEAGAYTWFPMKVSSKIHMLHRFNSVLILLSVVSIFLISALKKFRELYMPAIFGLWMIGNQVVGAGKMLSDMAIGDSSLSQSLHLLLATCLLIVLFYLRGLVCYLERKSFGVEKETFLSDLFELTKPRLGLLVVATIFSGVLLSGEIVDFFYLSWAIFLSTLIVASATTLNCYMEIDVDAKMERTKNRALPSGRLSKNAALTQGILLIAIAFPLTGLTVNWSTAILGMVAFLIYLFAYTPMKQHSPFALYVGAIPGAIPPVMGRTIVVGYIDPLAWILFAVLFIWQLPHFMAISIYHNDDYLSGGIKVYSHFWNEKLLKIAIFLLTIILVLISLLPTYLELMPYGYCIAAFILGLVFIVLSAIGFFTKTKENYVSWARRYFWGSIIYLPLLMAAMIFLS comes from the coding sequence GTGACGAAAACCTTTGCTCTAATAAATATACTACTGACTTTTGCTCTGATGACGCTGGGATCATACACGCAATCAAGTGCGGCTGGCCTAGAGTGTCTTAATTGGCCTATTTGTTATCAAGTTACTGCACAACCATCTATGTCTCTTTTTGGGATAAGTTATGCTTTTTTACATCGAGCAATTGCTGGTCTTGTTATTATTCTCAATACTTACCTATTTTTTAAAGACCGAGAAAATAGAGCTTATCGCTTAGGCCTTTTTCTCCTTATCGTTCAGTCTATTCTTGGTGGCTTAAATGTATTTTATAAATTCCCAACAATTATGAGCGTGGCGCATCTTTATATTAGTATTGCATATATTATTATTTTTGCGCGTTCACTTTTCCACTTTGATTCAAGTCGTAAATTAACGGTTAAAACTGGGCTTATTAAAGATTTAATATCTCTTTCAATTGTCTTTGTTGTCATCCAGTTCTTTCTTGGTGGCATTATCAATCATACTTCCTCTGCTCTTACATGTAGTGACGGAGCGAAAGTTAGCTTCTCTTGTTTTGAAGCAGGTGCATACACATGGTTTCCAATGAAGGTTTCTTCGAAAATCCATATGCTTCATAGATTCAATTCAGTGCTTATATTATTAAGTGTTGTAAGTATTTTTTTAATTTCTGCTTTAAAAAAATTTAGAGAATTATATATGCCTGCAATATTTGGACTTTGGATGATTGGCAATCAAGTTGTTGGTGCCGGAAAAATGTTATCCGATATGGCCATTGGAGATAGTTCTCTATCTCAATCTCTTCACTTGTTGCTCGCAACGTGTTTACTGATAGTTCTTTTCTATCTTAGGGGACTGGTTTGCTACCTTGAAAGAAAAAGTTTTGGTGTTGAGAAAGAAACTTTTTTAAGTGATCTTTTTGAGTTAACAAAACCAAGGCTAGGTCTACTTGTTGTCGCAACAATTTTCTCTGGTGTTTTACTCTCAGGAGAAATCGTAGATTTCTTTTACCTGAGCTGGGCAATTTTTCTTTCGACGTTAATTGTTGCATCTGCGACAACTCTAAACTGCTATATGGAAATTGATGTCGATGCTAAAATGGAGCGAACAAAAAATCGCGCCCTACCTTCGGGCCGATTATCTAAGAATGCCGCTTTAACACAGGGAATACTTCTTATTGCAATTGCATTTCCATTAACTGGTCTTACTGTGAATTGGTCGACTGCAATTCTTGGAATGGTTGCATTCCTAATTTATCTTTTTGCTTACACTCCAATGAAGCAGCATAGTCCATTCGCCTTATATGTTGGGGCGATCCCTGGAGCAATTCCTCCTGTTATGGGAAGAACAATTGTAGTGGGATATATTGACCCGCTAGCTTGGATTTTGTTTGCGGTTCTATTTATTTGGCAATTACCACACTTCATGGCGATTTCGATTTATCACAATGATGATTATTTATCAGGTGGTATTAAGGTCTATTCTCACTTTTGGAATGAGAAATTACTCAAAATTGCAATTTTTCTTTTAACAATAATTTTAGTTTTAATTTCTTTGCTTCCAACTTATTTAGAGTTGATGCCATATGGTTATTGCATAGCGGCTTTTATCCTCGGCTTAGTGTTTATAGTCCTTTCGGCGATTGGCTTCTTTACTAAGACGAAAGAAAATTATGTTTCTTGGGCTAGGCGTTACTTTTGGGGGTCTATTATTTACCTTCCTCTACTCATGGCGGCAATGATTTTCCTTAGCTAA
- a CDS encoding NAD(P)/FAD-dependent oxidoreductase has product MKKLAIIGTGISGMSSAYILKDHYDITIFEQNNYVGGHTNTVDVGNIPIDTGFIVFNYHTYPNLVKLFSELNVEHVDTNMSFAVHDSASGLEYCGSGLNGLFGQRKNIFDYKFWRMLFEINRFNETCLEVLQSPIFDSMTIGQYLDLNNYGEMMREKYLVPCASAIWSTSPNEMLHFPIKTLVRFFKNHGLLGLNSHFQWKTVLGGAKQYRDKLISSFKDRIKINEKVIGCKLESSKHIIRTENSSYEFDEVVFACHSNQALEILEEPSFLENELLSKFKYEYNFAQLHTDEALMPKNKRNWSAWNYYLTGEKEQKAVTTYYMNELQPLQTETKYFVTLNGKDLVNPEKVIKEIHYEHPSFNFEAINNQERLHDLNRQGIGRFYCGAYFRYGFHEDGIWSALKMCEKILNKEGELCK; this is encoded by the coding sequence ATGAAAAAACTAGCAATTATTGGTACTGGTATTTCTGGTATGTCCAGTGCTTACATTCTTAAAGACCACTATGACATCACAATTTTTGAGCAAAATAATTACGTCGGTGGCCATACTAATACTGTCGATGTTGGAAATATTCCTATTGATACAGGTTTCATTGTTTTTAATTATCATACCTATCCAAACCTAGTGAAGCTTTTCTCTGAGCTTAATGTCGAACACGTGGATACTAATATGTCTTTTGCTGTTCATGACTCCGCCTCAGGTCTTGAATATTGTGGGAGTGGTTTAAACGGTCTTTTTGGACAGAGAAAAAATATTTTTGATTACAAATTTTGGCGAATGTTGTTTGAAATAAATCGCTTCAATGAAACATGTCTGGAAGTTTTGCAAAGTCCTATTTTTGATTCCATGACAATTGGCCAGTATCTTGATCTCAATAATTATGGCGAAATGATGAGGGAGAAGTACCTCGTTCCTTGCGCGAGTGCAATCTGGTCAACTTCACCGAACGAGATGTTGCACTTTCCTATTAAAACACTGGTACGATTTTTTAAAAATCACGGTCTGTTAGGTTTGAATTCTCACTTTCAATGGAAAACAGTATTGGGTGGGGCAAAACAATATAGAGATAAGCTAATATCCTCTTTTAAAGATAGGATAAAAATAAATGAAAAGGTTATTGGGTGTAAGCTTGAGAGCTCAAAACATATTATTAGAACAGAAAATAGCTCATATGAATTTGATGAGGTTGTATTTGCTTGTCACTCAAATCAGGCCTTAGAAATTTTAGAAGAACCATCATTTTTAGAAAACGAACTGTTAAGTAAATTCAAGTATGAATATAACTTTGCCCAGCTTCATACTGATGAAGCATTAATGCCGAAGAATAAGAGAAACTGGTCTGCATGGAATTATTATTTAACAGGTGAGAAAGAACAGAAAGCGGTTACTACTTATTACATGAATGAGTTACAGCCCTTACAAACTGAAACGAAGTATTTTGTAACATTAAATGGAAAAGACCTAGTTAACCCGGAAAAAGTTATCAAGGAAATCCATTATGAACATCCATCTTTCAACTTTGAGGCCATAAATAATCAAGAGAGATTACATGATTTAAATAGACAGGGTATTGGTCGCTTTTACTGTGGAGCATATTTCAGATACGGGTTCCATGAAGATGGAATTTGGTCAGCACTAAAAATGTGTGAAAAGATTTTGAATAAGGAAGGAGAACTATGCAAGTAG
- a CDS encoding tryptophan 2,3-dioxygenase family protein yields the protein MQKIHEPVYYGDYLQLNKLLDTQHPKSKDAGNEAHDETLFIIVHQVYELWFKQILHELKSGCEIFKQKNIPESELSVINSRLERIIKIQGVLLDQLSIMETMTPMDFLEFRDLLVPASGFQSVQFREIEILMGLRTNQRKEVDREYFLGRLNQEDQTRLLDLEKEKSFLELIQDWLERMPFSFSDEFDFWGEYQGTVEDMLCGDEITIKDNQAFLDERSLQIQLANLSATRETFDSLFNEKKYKKLLDKGDRRLSQKATLNALFILLYRDQPILHMPFQILNSLMDIDENFTTWRYRHAIMAHRMLGTKIGTGGSSGHQYLKMAAENNRVFNDLFNLATFLIPRSSLPKIPESIASQMNYNYRG from the coding sequence ATGCAAAAAATCCATGAGCCGGTTTATTATGGAGACTATCTTCAATTAAATAAATTACTAGATACTCAACATCCAAAATCTAAAGATGCTGGAAATGAGGCTCACGATGAGACTCTTTTCATTATAGTGCATCAAGTATATGAATTGTGGTTCAAGCAAATTCTTCACGAACTTAAAAGTGGATGTGAAATTTTTAAACAAAAAAATATTCCAGAAAGTGAACTTTCAGTTATTAACTCTCGCCTCGAAAGAATCATCAAAATTCAAGGGGTCCTTCTCGATCAACTTTCAATTATGGAGACCATGACTCCAATGGATTTCTTAGAATTTAGAGATCTACTAGTGCCGGCCTCGGGTTTTCAAAGTGTACAATTTAGAGAGATCGAAATTCTAATGGGGCTTAGAACCAATCAAAGAAAAGAAGTTGATAGAGAATATTTTCTTGGAAGATTAAATCAAGAAGACCAGACGAGACTTTTAGATCTTGAAAAAGAAAAATCGTTTCTAGAGCTTATCCAAGACTGGCTAGAAAGAATGCCATTTTCATTTTCAGATGAATTTGATTTCTGGGGTGAATATCAAGGAACAGTTGAAGATATGCTTTGTGGCGATGAGATAACGATCAAAGACAATCAGGCATTTTTAGATGAAAGGTCACTGCAAATTCAACTTGCAAACTTATCAGCAACAAGAGAAACGTTTGACTCTCTTTTCAATGAAAAGAAATACAAAAAACTACTTGATAAGGGAGATAGAAGGCTTTCACAAAAAGCAACTTTAAACGCTTTATTTATTCTACTATATAGAGATCAACCAATATTGCACATGCCGTTTCAAATTCTAAATTCATTAATGGATATTGACGAAAACTTTACGACTTGGCGATATCGTCACGCAATAATGGCCCATCGTATGCTTGGAACAAAAATTGGAACCGGTGGATCTTCGGGTCATCAATATTTAAAAATGGCTGCAGAAAATAACAGAGTCTTTAATGACCTGTTTAATCTAGCAACCTTTCTAATTCCACGTTCATCACTTCCAAAAATCCCAGAATCTATTGCAAGTCAGATGAACTATAATTACAGAGGTTAA
- a CDS encoding cyclopropane-fatty-acyl-phospholipid synthase family protein, giving the protein MEQVIKANERFLDRLYKKLIISTLSNIKKGRLIINYGGHTYEFGTSGTPIVVNVSSPKFFRRLVLSGEVGLGESYMEGEWETPALEKFLTLLIENQSYLGDSSAAKEAGRVVGLNVLGFINKIEHAFNHNSIENSKKNISYHYDLSNQFYQLMLDKTMTYSSALFKDKSSTLEEAQMLKYLNIASMLKVEEGEKVLEIGSGWGGMSRFLSQNYGAHVETYTISKNQYSFVQELIERENIENVKVNFKDYREPKGLFNKIVSIEMIEAVGEKYLETYFSEVANSLEKNGRFAMQAILMPSSRYENYKKSSDWIEKYIFPGGHLPSVERLVSCASKFGLELVEFEEFGLSYAETLRRWYNNFHVNLEEVTKLGFDERFIRMWTYYLKICEAAFETRNIYLAQFCFTRPNN; this is encoded by the coding sequence ATGGAACAAGTAATTAAAGCAAATGAGAGATTTTTGGACAGACTTTATAAGAAGCTAATAATCTCCACACTTTCAAATATTAAGAAGGGAAGATTAATAATTAATTATGGTGGTCATACTTATGAATTTGGAACATCCGGCACTCCGATTGTTGTCAATGTAAGTTCCCCTAAATTTTTTAGAAGACTAGTTCTTTCTGGAGAAGTGGGATTAGGAGAATCTTATATGGAAGGGGAGTGGGAAACGCCTGCACTTGAGAAATTTCTGACCCTTTTAATTGAAAATCAAAGTTATCTCGGCGATAGTTCTGCTGCAAAAGAAGCTGGGCGAGTTGTTGGATTGAATGTCTTAGGTTTTATTAATAAAATTGAACATGCTTTTAATCATAATTCGATTGAGAATAGCAAAAAAAATATTAGCTATCACTATGATTTATCAAATCAGTTTTATCAGTTAATGCTTGATAAGACGATGACTTATTCAAGTGCTCTCTTTAAGGATAAGAGTAGTACTCTTGAAGAAGCACAAATGCTTAAGTACCTCAATATCGCTTCAATGTTAAAAGTTGAAGAAGGGGAGAAAGTTCTCGAAATTGGATCAGGCTGGGGTGGAATGTCTAGGTTCCTATCACAAAACTACGGAGCTCACGTAGAGACTTATACGATATCAAAAAATCAATATAGTTTTGTTCAGGAGCTTATAGAGAGAGAAAATATTGAGAATGTAAAAGTAAACTTTAAAGATTATCGAGAGCCTAAAGGTTTATTTAATAAAATTGTAAGTATTGAGATGATTGAAGCCGTTGGTGAAAAATATTTGGAAACATATTTTTCGGAAGTTGCAAACTCTCTAGAGAAAAATGGGCGTTTTGCTATGCAGGCTATTCTAATGCCAAGTTCTCGTTATGAAAATTATAAGAAATCTTCCGATTGGATTGAAAAGTATATTTTTCCTGGGGGCCATCTTCCTTCAGTTGAACGATTAGTCAGCTGCGCCTCAAAATTTGGTCTTGAACTTGTTGAATTTGAAGAGTTTGGTCTTTCTTACGCCGAGACACTTAGAAGATGGTACAATAACTTTCACGTAAACTTGGAAGAAGTTACTAAGTTAGGATTTGATGAGCGATTCATTAGAATGTGGACTTATTATTTGAAAATTTGTGAAGCGGCTTTTGAAACAAGAAATATATATTTGGCCCAGTTTTGTTTCACTAGGCCAAATAACTAA